From Salvelinus namaycush isolate Seneca chromosome 2, SaNama_1.0, whole genome shotgun sequence, one genomic window encodes:
- the LOC120065877 gene encoding probable ATP-dependent RNA helicase DDX5 isoform X1: MPGFSDRDRGRDRGYGGAPRFGGGGGGSRGGPPQGKFGNPGERLRKKHWNMDELPKFEKNFYQEHPDVTRRPPQEVENYLRSKDVTVKGRDCPKPMMKFHEANFPNYVMDVIAKQGWAEPTPIQAQGWPLALSGKDMVGIAQTGSGKTLAYLLPAIVHIQHQPFLEHGDGPICLVLAPTRELAQQVQQVAAEYGRASRLKSVCVYGGAPKGPQIRDLERGVEICIATPGRLIDFLEAGKTNLRRCTYLVLDEADRMLDMGFEPQIRKIVDQIRPDRQTLMWSATWPKEVRQLAEDFLKQSVQINVGALQLSANHNILQIVDVCNDGEKDDKLLRLLEEIMSEKENKTIIFTETKRRCDELTRRMRRDGWPAMGIHGDKSQQERDWVLNEFKYGKAPILIATDVASRGLDVEDVKFVINYDYPNSSEDYIHRIGRTARSQKTGTAYTFFTPNNMKQASDLIAVLREANQAINPKLLQMAEARGGRGGGGRGGFRDDRRDRYSGGRSYGGGGGGGGGSYRDKDSDRGFGGGPKSAFGAKTQNGVGYGGSTYDKGASSGGSYGNSYGSNGQASFGATNQVGAFGGQNFQAPPQFGAAQAAAPNGMGRPPFPFNPQAQQPQQPPPMVPYSMPPPFPQ, from the exons ATGCCTGGATTTTCCGACAGAGATCGTGGCAGAGACAGGGG GTATGGAGGTGCGCCTCGTTTTGGAGGTGGCGGTGGTGGCAGTAGGGGTGGACCCCCTCAGGGGAAATTTGGCAACCCAGGCGAAAGGCTGCGAAAAAAACACTGGAACATGGATGAGCTCCCAAAGTTCGAGAAGAACTTCTACCAGGAGCACCCGGATGTGACCCGCAGACCACCT CAAGAGGTGGAGAACTACCTGAGAAGTAAAGACGTAACAGTGAAAGGCAGAGACTGCCCCAAGCCCATGATGAAGTTTCACGAGGCCAATTTTCCAA ATTATGTGATGGATGTGATTGCCAAACAAGGATGGGCTGAGCCAACTCCTATCCAGGCTCAGGGCTGGCCTCTGGCCCTCAGTGGGAAAGACATGGTGGGCATCGCCCAGACAGGCTCCGGTAAAACCCTTGCT TATCTGCTGCCTGCAATCGTGCACATTCAACACCAGCCATTCTTGGAGCATGGAGACGGACCTATA TGTTTGGTGCTGGCCCCGACCCGTGAGCTGGCTCAGCAGGTGCAGCAGGTTGCCGCTGAGTACGGCAGGGCCTCCCGCCTGAAGTCAGTCTGTGTCTATGGTGGAGCCCCCAAAGGACCCCAGATTCGGGACCTTGAGAGAG GTGTTGAGATCTGTATTGCCACCCCAGGGCGTCTCATTGACTTCCTGGAGGCTGGGAAGACCAACCTTCGCAGATGTACCTACCTTGTGCTGGACGAGGCTGACCGTATGCTGGACATGGGCTTCGAGCCCCAAATCCGCAAAATTGTGGACCAAATTAGA ccggatcgtcagacCCTCATGTGGAGTGCCACCTGGCCCAAGGAGGTGCGCCAGCTGGCTGAGGACTTCCTGAAGCAGTCCGTCCAAATCAACGTGGGCGCTCTGCAGCTCAGCGCCAACCACAACATCCTGCAGATAGTGGACGTGTGCAACGACGGAGAGAAGGATGACAA ACTCCTCCGGCTGCTGGAAGAGATCATGAGTGAGAAGGAGAACAAGACCATCATCTTTACCGAGACCAAGAGACGCTGCGATGAGCTAACCAGGAGGATGAGACGAGATGG CTGGCCAGCAATGGGTATCCACGGAGACAAGAGCCAGCAGGAGAGGGACTGGGTTCTCAATG AGTTCAAATACGGCAAGGCCCCCATCCTCATCGCCACCGATGTGGCCTCCCGCGGTCTAG ATGTGGAGGATGTGAAATTTGTCATAAATTATGACTATCCTAACTCCTCTGAGGACTATATCCACCGCATTGGACGCACGGCCCGCAGTCAAAAAACAGGCACAGCCTACACCTTCTTCACCCCCAACAACATGAAACAGGCCAGTGACCTCATAGCTGTGCTCCGCGAAGCTAACCAGGCTATCAACCCCAAGCTCCTCCAGATGGCAGAGGCCAGAGGAG gTCGTGGAGGGGGGGGAAGAGGTGGCTTTAGGGATGACCGACGAGATAGGTATTCTGGGGGGAGGAGttacggtggtggtggtggtggtggtggtggtagttacAGGGACAAGGATAGCGACAGGGGGTTCGGTGGGGGACCAAAGAGTGCCTTCGGCGCAAAAACCCAAAACGGAGTGGGCTACGGGGGTAGCACCTATGACAAGGGCGCTAGCTCTGGCGGTAGCTACGGCAACAGCTACGGCAGCAACGGACAGGCTAGCTTCGGCGCCACCAACCAGGTGGGTGCGTTCGGCGGCCAGAACTTTCAGGCCCCTCCACAGTTTGGAGCCGCGCAGGCGGCTGCCCCAAACGGCATGGGTCGCCCGCCATTCCCCTTTAACCCACAGGCACAGCAGCCCCAACAACCCCCACCCATGGTACCCTACTCTATGCCTCCACCTTTCCCACAGTAA
- the LOC120065877 gene encoding probable ATP-dependent RNA helicase DDX5 isoform X2, translating to MPGFSDRDRGRDRGYGGAPRFGGGGGGSRGGPPQGKFGNPGERLRKKHWNMDELPKFEKNFYQEHPDVTRRPPQEVENYLRSKDVTVKGRDCPKPMMKFHEANFPNYVMDVIAKQGWAEPTPIQAQGWPLALSGKDMVGIAQTGSGKTLAYLLPAIVHIQHQPFLEHGDGPICLVLAPTRELAQQVQQVAAEYGRASRLKSVCVYGGAPKGPQIRDLERGVEICIATPGRLIDFLEAGKTNLRRCTYLVLDEADRMLDMGFEPQIRKIVDQIRPDRQTLMWSATWPKEVRQLAEDFLKQSVQINVGALQLSANHNILQIVDVCNDGEKDDKLLRLLEEIMSEKENKTIIFTETKRRCDELTRRMRRDGWPAMGIHGDKSQQERDWVLNEFKYGKAPILIATDVASRGLDVEDVKFVINYDYPNSSEDYIHRIGRTARSQKTGTAYTFFTPNNMKQASDLIAVLREANQAINPKLLQMAEARGGNSYGGSWRGGKRWL from the exons ATGCCTGGATTTTCCGACAGAGATCGTGGCAGAGACAGGGG GTATGGAGGTGCGCCTCGTTTTGGAGGTGGCGGTGGTGGCAGTAGGGGTGGACCCCCTCAGGGGAAATTTGGCAACCCAGGCGAAAGGCTGCGAAAAAAACACTGGAACATGGATGAGCTCCCAAAGTTCGAGAAGAACTTCTACCAGGAGCACCCGGATGTGACCCGCAGACCACCT CAAGAGGTGGAGAACTACCTGAGAAGTAAAGACGTAACAGTGAAAGGCAGAGACTGCCCCAAGCCCATGATGAAGTTTCACGAGGCCAATTTTCCAA ATTATGTGATGGATGTGATTGCCAAACAAGGATGGGCTGAGCCAACTCCTATCCAGGCTCAGGGCTGGCCTCTGGCCCTCAGTGGGAAAGACATGGTGGGCATCGCCCAGACAGGCTCCGGTAAAACCCTTGCT TATCTGCTGCCTGCAATCGTGCACATTCAACACCAGCCATTCTTGGAGCATGGAGACGGACCTATA TGTTTGGTGCTGGCCCCGACCCGTGAGCTGGCTCAGCAGGTGCAGCAGGTTGCCGCTGAGTACGGCAGGGCCTCCCGCCTGAAGTCAGTCTGTGTCTATGGTGGAGCCCCCAAAGGACCCCAGATTCGGGACCTTGAGAGAG GTGTTGAGATCTGTATTGCCACCCCAGGGCGTCTCATTGACTTCCTGGAGGCTGGGAAGACCAACCTTCGCAGATGTACCTACCTTGTGCTGGACGAGGCTGACCGTATGCTGGACATGGGCTTCGAGCCCCAAATCCGCAAAATTGTGGACCAAATTAGA ccggatcgtcagacCCTCATGTGGAGTGCCACCTGGCCCAAGGAGGTGCGCCAGCTGGCTGAGGACTTCCTGAAGCAGTCCGTCCAAATCAACGTGGGCGCTCTGCAGCTCAGCGCCAACCACAACATCCTGCAGATAGTGGACGTGTGCAACGACGGAGAGAAGGATGACAA ACTCCTCCGGCTGCTGGAAGAGATCATGAGTGAGAAGGAGAACAAGACCATCATCTTTACCGAGACCAAGAGACGCTGCGATGAGCTAACCAGGAGGATGAGACGAGATGG CTGGCCAGCAATGGGTATCCACGGAGACAAGAGCCAGCAGGAGAGGGACTGGGTTCTCAATG AGTTCAAATACGGCAAGGCCCCCATCCTCATCGCCACCGATGTGGCCTCCCGCGGTCTAG ATGTGGAGGATGTGAAATTTGTCATAAATTATGACTATCCTAACTCCTCTGAGGACTATATCCACCGCATTGGACGCACGGCCCGCAGTCAAAAAACAGGCACAGCCTACACCTTCTTCACCCCCAACAACATGAAACAGGCCAGTGACCTCATAGCTGTGCTCCGCGAAGCTAACCAGGCTATCAACCCCAAGCTCCTCCAGATGGCAGAGGCCAGAGGAGGTAATTCCTATGGCGG gTCGTGGAGGGGGGGGAAGAGGTGGCTTTAG
- the polg2 gene encoding DNA polymerase subunit gamma-2, mitochondrial isoform X1: MLTYCVRRLIWRCENIPRTSLCCRIAFARQRCSTATPVRSVAEDSDHTKTLMQLCTDRYYIASGQLHRDSFQRGTNCGYGPLGMELKKNVLEQWWNSVIGFRAEVFGISTLHTSKDRTTERDGQLRVVDTENLRQILSQRELSKDQLIQKLQTHIQNGASVRTSLFQGALEQYVPSLELVNRKLPFGLAETGLCFQPSGGPSCPDEVTQSSLVWFCSPRTSSQWLDYWARHRLQWWRKFALGPSDFSCSVITEEELAGRASRGVKIVYNFPWGQEALETLLSRGDAELLQTHKSARNKLQCLDGRKSVVPYAISVTGNLERGVLAYLYNSLQQVKKVDSKQRLQQRKVLKLHPILSPVKVALDMGRGATVELRQVCEGLLKEFLEGGVSAWPGYLETMPTSMEQLNTKYDEMGVLFTVVISDNTLESGLLQVRSRDTTIKETMHISEVKNFLARYISAAQNI; this comes from the exons ATGCTCACTTACTGTGTTAGACGACTCATCTGGAGATGTGAGAATATACCAAGAACCTCACTATGCTGCAGGATAGCTTTTGCGCGTCAGCGCTGCAGTACTGCAACTCCTGTCAGGTCTGTCGCTGAGGACTCCGACCACACCAAAACACTGATGCAGCTATGCACTGACAGGTATTACATAGCTTCTGGCCAACTTCATAGAGATTCTTTTCAGCGCGGAACCAACTGTGGATATGGACCACTTGGTATGGAACTTAAAAAGAACGTTCTTGAACAATGGTGGAACTCTGTGATAGGGTTCAGGGCAGAGGTGTTTGGGATAAGCACCCTACACACTAGTAAGGACAGAACTACCGAGAGGGATGGACAATTGAGGGTTGTTGACACCGAGAACCTTCGTCAAATACTTTCCCAGAGAGAGCTAAGCAAGGACCAACTTATTCAGAAGCTACAGACCCATATCCAGAATGGTGCATCTGTTCGAACTAGTCTTTTCCAAG GTGCTTTGGAGCAATATGTGCCCTCTTTGGAGCTAGTGAACAGAAAGCTGCCGTTTGGCCTGGCTGAGACCGGATTGTGCTTCCAGCCATCAGGTGGACCTAGTTG CCCAGATGAAGTTACCCAGTCCTCTTTGGTGTGGTTCTGCTCGCCCCGCACCTCCTCACAGTGGCTGGACTACTGGGCACGGCATCGGCTGCAGTGGTGGAGAAAG TTTGCCCTGGGCCCGTCCGACTTCAGCTGCAGTGTCATAACAGAAGAGGAGCTGGCAGGCCGGGCGTCTCGTGGTGTGAAAATTGTGTACAATTTCCCATGGGGCCAAGAGGCCCTGGAGACTCTGTTGAGCCGAGGGGATGCGGAGTTGCTGCAGACACACAAGAGCGCTCGCAACAAACTACAG TGCCTAGATGGAAGGAAGTCAGTCGTCCCCTATGCCATCTCCGTAACTGGAAACCTAGAGCGAGGAGTGTTGGCGTACCTGTACAACTCACTCCAGCAAGTGAAGAAAGTCGACAGCAAACAGAGGCTACAGCAGAGAAAG GTTTTGAAGCTCCATCCTATTTTGTCTCCAGTCAAAGTGGCCTTGGACATGGGAAGGGGAGCCACTGTGGAACTACGACAG GTTTGTGAAGGCTTGCTGAAGGAGTTCTTGGAAGGGGGAGTCTCTGCATGGCCTGGATATCTTGAAACCATGCCAACCTCAATGGAGCAGCTGAACACAAA GTATGATGAGATGGGGGTGCTGTTCACTGTGGTGATCAGTGACAACACGCTTGAGAGTGGCCTACTGCAGGTGCGCAGCCGCGACACCACCATCAAGGAGACCATGCACATCTCCGAGGTCAAGAACTTTCTGGCCAGATACATATCTGCTGCACAGAACATATGA
- the polg2 gene encoding DNA polymerase subunit gamma-2, mitochondrial isoform X2, with amino-acid sequence MLTYCVRRLIWRCENIPRTSLCCRIAFARQRCSTATPVRSVAEDSDHTKTLMQLCTDRYYIASGQLHRDSFQRGTNCGYGPLGMELKKNVLEQWWNSVIGFRAEVFGISTLHTSKDRTTERDGQLRVVDTENLRQILSQRELSKDQLIQKLQTHIQNGASVRTSLFQGALEQYVPSLELVNRKLPFGLAETGLCFQPSGGPSCPDEVTQSSLVWFCSPRTSSQWLDYWARHRLQWWRKFALGPSDFSCSVITEEELAGRASRGVKIVYNFPWGQEALETLLSRGDAELLQTHKSARNKLQCLDGRKSVVPYAISVTGNLERGVLAYLYNSLQQVKKVDSKQRLQQRKVLKLHPILSPVKVALDMGRGATVELRQVCEGLLKEFLEGGVSAWPGYLETMPTSMEQLNTK; translated from the exons ATGCTCACTTACTGTGTTAGACGACTCATCTGGAGATGTGAGAATATACCAAGAACCTCACTATGCTGCAGGATAGCTTTTGCGCGTCAGCGCTGCAGTACTGCAACTCCTGTCAGGTCTGTCGCTGAGGACTCCGACCACACCAAAACACTGATGCAGCTATGCACTGACAGGTATTACATAGCTTCTGGCCAACTTCATAGAGATTCTTTTCAGCGCGGAACCAACTGTGGATATGGACCACTTGGTATGGAACTTAAAAAGAACGTTCTTGAACAATGGTGGAACTCTGTGATAGGGTTCAGGGCAGAGGTGTTTGGGATAAGCACCCTACACACTAGTAAGGACAGAACTACCGAGAGGGATGGACAATTGAGGGTTGTTGACACCGAGAACCTTCGTCAAATACTTTCCCAGAGAGAGCTAAGCAAGGACCAACTTATTCAGAAGCTACAGACCCATATCCAGAATGGTGCATCTGTTCGAACTAGTCTTTTCCAAG GTGCTTTGGAGCAATATGTGCCCTCTTTGGAGCTAGTGAACAGAAAGCTGCCGTTTGGCCTGGCTGAGACCGGATTGTGCTTCCAGCCATCAGGTGGACCTAGTTG CCCAGATGAAGTTACCCAGTCCTCTTTGGTGTGGTTCTGCTCGCCCCGCACCTCCTCACAGTGGCTGGACTACTGGGCACGGCATCGGCTGCAGTGGTGGAGAAAG TTTGCCCTGGGCCCGTCCGACTTCAGCTGCAGTGTCATAACAGAAGAGGAGCTGGCAGGCCGGGCGTCTCGTGGTGTGAAAATTGTGTACAATTTCCCATGGGGCCAAGAGGCCCTGGAGACTCTGTTGAGCCGAGGGGATGCGGAGTTGCTGCAGACACACAAGAGCGCTCGCAACAAACTACAG TGCCTAGATGGAAGGAAGTCAGTCGTCCCCTATGCCATCTCCGTAACTGGAAACCTAGAGCGAGGAGTGTTGGCGTACCTGTACAACTCACTCCAGCAAGTGAAGAAAGTCGACAGCAAACAGAGGCTACAGCAGAGAAAG GTTTTGAAGCTCCATCCTATTTTGTCTCCAGTCAAAGTGGCCTTGGACATGGGAAGGGGAGCCACTGTGGAACTACGACAG GTTTGTGAAGGCTTGCTGAAGGAGTTCTTGGAAGGGGGAGTCTCTGCATGGCCTGGATATCTTGAAACCATGCCAACCTCAATGGAGCAGCTGAACACAAA GTGA